One part of the Verrucomicrobiota bacterium genome encodes these proteins:
- a CDS encoding serine hydrolase, with product MKLLLILICLSLSVSLSGQTPSTQKSPPLTKGSAKSVGMSPERLARIDKMAESAIADGDVPGLVALVARDGKIVYHKAFGIADAEIGRELKKDDIFRIFSQTKAITATAVMMLWEEGLFKLDDPISKWIPEFKNPQVLDTYNYTAGSYTTIPANQEITIRHLLTHSSGIGYGAIDPDERLRLIYKEAGIIEAVTQKHVLISDNIKKLAKLPLHFNPGEKYSYSMGLDVLGYFVEILSGMPLDEFFSSRIFEPLGMKDTYFYLPENKVDRLVLTHGPKDGKWVSYIGDGTIDPDYPFKGAKSLFSGGGGLLSTATDYANFLQMYLNGGELNGKRLLTRTTIETMMASGVDTSPASQYGLAFSVLNDKGVAQGGLGSEGTFSWGGAANTQYFADPKEQIIGIILKQTFGQKTDDTRWQFRQLVFQAIDD from the coding sequence ATGAAGCTTCTCTTAATCCTCATTTGTCTAAGTCTGAGTGTTTCGCTTTCCGGACAGACACCTTCTACTCAGAAATCACCTCCTTTAACCAAGGGTTCTGCCAAAAGTGTAGGGATGTCGCCGGAACGTTTGGCGCGAATTGATAAAATGGCGGAATCGGCCATTGCCGATGGCGACGTTCCCGGCCTCGTGGCACTGGTAGCTCGGGACGGCAAAATTGTTTATCACAAAGCTTTTGGCATTGCCGATGCCGAGATCGGGCGGGAGCTGAAGAAGGATGATATCTTTCGCATCTTTTCTCAAACGAAGGCGATCACTGCCACCGCAGTGATGATGTTGTGGGAAGAAGGATTGTTTAAACTGGATGATCCTATCTCAAAGTGGATTCCAGAATTTAAAAACCCGCAGGTTCTGGATACTTATAATTACACTGCTGGGAGCTACACAACCATTCCCGCCAATCAGGAGATCACCATTCGACATTTACTTACGCACTCCTCAGGAATCGGCTATGGTGCAATCGATCCTGATGAGCGTTTACGCCTCATTTATAAAGAAGCTGGAATCATTGAAGCGGTAACTCAAAAACATGTTTTAATTTCCGACAACATCAAGAAGCTGGCGAAGTTGCCCCTTCATTTTAATCCAGGAGAAAAATACTCCTATTCCATGGGCCTTGATGTGCTGGGCTACTTCGTAGAAATTCTTTCAGGAATGCCGTTGGATGAATTCTTTTCCTCCCGAATATTTGAACCTCTGGGTATGAAGGATACTTATTTTTATTTGCCTGAAAATAAGGTCGACCGTCTGGTTCTAACGCATGGTCCAAAGGATGGAAAATGGGTTTCCTACATTGGGGACGGAACCATTGATCCGGACTATCCCTTCAAAGGTGCGAAGAGTCTTTTTAGCGGCGGAGGAGGCTTGTTGAGTACAGCCACCGATTACGCAAACTTCCTGCAAATGTATCTGAACGGTGGTGAGTTGAATGGTAAGCGCCTACTCACCCGAACTACCATCGAGACTATGATGGCTTCCGGTGTGGATACGTCCCCCGCCAGTCAATACGGATTGGCATTCAGTGTATTGAACGACAAGGGAGTTGCCCAGGGAGGCCTCGGGAGTGAGGGAACCTTCAGTTGGGGTGGAGCGGCCAATACCCAGTATTTTGCGGATCCTAAAGAACAAATCATTGGAATCATTTTAAAACAAACCTTCGGGCAAAAAACCGACGACACACGATGGCAATTCAGGCAGTTGGTGTTTCAGGCGATTGATGATTAA
- a CDS encoding serine hydrolase has product MNRAFLLLTLWTLTLGLSGQTPSIQKSAPLSTGSPQSVGLSPERLARIDTMAESAIADNDVPGVVALVARKGKIVYHKAFGLADNASGRKMKKDDIFRIASQSKAITSTGVMMLWEEGFFKLDDPVSKWIPEFKNPQVLDSYNYTSGTYTTIPANREITIRHLLTHSSGLGYGLIDADERMKLIYKKAGITDLFTTEPVTIGDSVKKLAKLPLHFHPGDGYRYSEGLDVLGYFIEVVSGMPFDQFLKTRLFDPLRMEDTGFYVPDNKAHRLVTVQKPEDGKWVKYTGVEGYYDADYPIKGAKAFFSGGAGLTSTVQDYATFLQMYLNDGELNGIRFLSRTTIDTIMSPQVALNRETEDYGLVFGLLNEKGVAFGGPGSAGTFRWGGYFNSQYFADPNEQIIGVIMKQTRYQTTDDTSWQFGQLVFQAIDDQ; this is encoded by the coding sequence ATGAATCGTGCTTTTCTTCTTCTTACCCTTTGGACTTTAACTTTGGGCCTTTCGGGGCAGACGCCGTCTATCCAAAAATCGGCTCCACTCAGTACGGGTTCACCACAAAGCGTTGGTCTGTCGCCCGAGCGTCTGGCTCGCATTGATACGATGGCCGAGTCCGCCATTGCGGATAATGATGTGCCAGGTGTAGTGGCATTGGTTGCCCGGAAGGGAAAGATTGTTTACCACAAAGCCTTTGGATTAGCCGACAATGCAAGTGGTCGTAAAATGAAGAAGGACGACATCTTTCGAATCGCTTCTCAGTCCAAGGCGATCACTTCGACAGGAGTCATGATGCTCTGGGAGGAGGGGTTCTTCAAACTCGATGATCCAGTTTCAAAATGGATTCCGGAATTCAAGAACCCGCAAGTGTTGGATAGTTACAACTACACCAGCGGAACTTACACGACTATACCCGCCAATCGGGAAATCACGATTCGGCATTTGCTGACACACTCGTCCGGCCTTGGGTATGGCCTCATTGACGCGGATGAGCGCATGAAACTCATCTACAAAAAAGCCGGGATCACTGATTTGTTCACTACCGAACCGGTAACCATTGGGGATAGCGTAAAGAAGTTGGCGAAGCTCCCGTTGCACTTTCATCCGGGCGATGGGTATCGTTATTCCGAAGGGTTGGATGTGCTGGGATACTTCATCGAAGTGGTGTCCGGAATGCCTTTCGACCAGTTTTTGAAAACCCGTTTGTTCGATCCGTTGAGAATGGAGGATACTGGTTTCTATGTGCCGGACAACAAAGCCCATCGCCTGGTCACCGTGCAAAAACCAGAAGACGGCAAATGGGTAAAGTACACTGGAGTAGAAGGATACTACGATGCTGACTATCCCATCAAAGGTGCGAAGGCCTTTTTCAGTGGAGGCGCTGGGTTAACCAGCACGGTGCAGGACTACGCGACCTTTTTGCAAATGTACCTCAATGATGGTGAACTCAATGGTATTCGGTTTTTGAGCCGGACAACGATTGATACCATTATGTCTCCTCAGGTGGCGCTGAATAGGGAAACCGAAGATTACGGACTGGTCTTTGGTTTGTTGAATGAAAAGGGAGTTGCTTTTGGTGGACCGGGAAGCGCTGGCACCTTCAGGTGGGGAGGCTATTTTAATTCCCAGTATTTTGCAGATCCCAATGAACAGATTATTGGAGTCATAATGAAGCAAACTCGATATCAGACAACGGATGATACGAGTTGGCAGTTTGGCCAACTGGTGTTTCAGGCGATTGATGATCAATAA
- a CDS encoding thymidine kinase, protein MAQVYFYYSAMNAGKSTSLLQSSYNYQERGMKTLLMKPSIDQREGTGKIVSRIGLSSDAYEFKSTEDLLALIACKHKGSSLACVLIDECQFLTRDQVQQLCSVADDLGIPVLCYGLRTDFKGNLFEGSMALLAWADRIHELKTICHCGKKATMNLRMGPDGKAVKEGAQVEIGGNERYVALCRKHFREAMV, encoded by the coding sequence ATGGCCCAAGTATACTTCTACTATTCCGCGATGAATGCGGGCAAAAGCACCTCTTTACTGCAATCGAGTTACAATTATCAGGAACGAGGGATGAAAACCCTTCTCATGAAACCTTCGATTGATCAACGCGAGGGAACTGGGAAAATAGTGTCCCGCATCGGGCTGAGTAGTGACGCTTACGAATTTAAAAGTACGGAAGATTTGCTTGCATTGATTGCCTGCAAACATAAGGGGAGTAGTCTTGCTTGTGTCTTGATTGACGAGTGCCAGTTCCTTACCCGTGATCAGGTGCAGCAACTTTGTTCGGTGGCTGATGATCTGGGAATCCCTGTATTGTGTTACGGTTTGCGGACCGACTTTAAAGGAAATCTTTTTGAAGGAAGCATGGCTTTGCTCGCATGGGCTGATCGTATCCATGAACTCAAAACGATTTGTCATTGCGGAAAGAAGGCCACGATGAATCTGCGGATGGGCCCGGATGGAAAAGCAGTTAAGGAAGGAGCTCAGGTTGAGATCGGCGGAAACGAACGGTACGTGGCGTTATGCAGAAAGCACTTTCGAGAGGCTATGGTATAA